The DNA window AACGCCCAGGTCGAGGGCCAGCTGGCTCATCCATTTGCCGGTGCCCTTGGCGCCGGCGACATCGAGGATTTTGTCGACGAGATAGTCGTCGCCTTCTTTGACGCTGAAAATATCGCGGCTGATTTCGATCAGGTAGCTCTGCAGTTCGCCCCGGTTCCATTCGTCGAAGACTTCGTAGATTTCGTCGTTCGACAGGCCCAGGCCGGCGGAGAGCATCTGATAGGCTTCGCAGATCAGCTGCATGTCGCCGTATTCAATGCCGTTGTGCACCATTTTGACGTAGTGCCCGGCGCCGCGGGGGCCCACCCATTCACAGCAGGGGATGTCGTCGTTCGGGCCGACCTTGGCGGCGATCGCCTGGAAGATCGGTTTCACGATCGGCCAGGCTGCTTCGCTGCCGCCGGGCATCATGCTGGGGCCCTTCAGGGCGCCTTCTTCGCCGCCGGATACGCCGGTGCCGACGAAGAGCAGGCCTTTTTCTTCCACGTACTTGGTGCGGCGCTCGGTGTCGGCGTAGTGGGTGTTGCCGCCGTCGATGATCACATCGCCGGGCGAGAGCAGCGGAATCAGCTGTTCGATCAAAGCGTCGACCGCGGGGCCGGCCTTGACCATCAGCATGACCTTTTTGGGGCTGGCCAGGTTATCGACCAGTTCTTCGATGCTATGGCAGCCGACGAACTTTTTTCCGGCCGCCCGGCCGTTGATCAGGTCATCAACTTTTTCGGTGGTGCGGTTGAACACCGCGACGCTGTAGCCGCGACTCTCTACGTTGAGAGCCAGGTTCTCGCCCATTACCGCCAGGCCGATCAGGCCG is part of the Lignipirellula cremea genome and encodes:
- the gnd gene encoding decarboxylating NADP(+)-dependent phosphogluconate dehydrogenase; the protein is MSEKCDFGLIGLAVMGENLALNVESRGYSVAVFNRTTEKVDDLINGRAAGKKFVGCHSIEELVDNLASPKKVMLMVKAGPAVDALIEQLIPLLSPGDVIIDGGNTHYADTERRTKYVEEKGLLFVGTGVSGGEEGALKGPSMMPGGSEAAWPIVKPIFQAIAAKVGPNDDIPCCEWVGPRGAGHYVKMVHNGIEYGDMQLICEAYQMLSAGLGLSNDEIYEVFDEWNRGELQSYLIEISRDIFSVKEGDDYLVDKILDVAGAKGTGKWMSQLALDLGVPSTLVTAAVYARTLSAVKEARTRASKVLEGPTASKTFSADERKQWVEKIREALYASKICSYAQGFVQLQAAAKEHDWPLNYGDCALLWRGGCIIRAKFLDRIKEAFDENPQLENLLLHPFFTTAVHGGQQAWRDVVVLATELGLPVPAFSTALAYYDSYRRERLPANLLQAQRDYFGAHTYQRVDKPGTFHTEWLELRRTPAE